One Cryptomeria japonica chromosome 9, Sugi_1.0, whole genome shotgun sequence genomic window carries:
- the LOC131052115 gene encoding pentatricopeptide repeat-containing protein DWY1, chloroplastic-like isoform X4, whose product MLLLMFFSQTSLQKQTGDKSHPQTQEIYIKLDKLLREIKGAGYVPDTRFVLNDVEEEEKEFILCHHSERLAIAFGLLKSPPGTTIRVVKNLRVCGDCHIATKFISKVAAREILVRDANRFHLFKHGQCSCGDLWRLLVIMRKQAAHASML is encoded by the exons ATGCTGCTCCTTATGTTCTTCTCTCAAACATCTCTGCAGAAGCAGACAG GTGACAAATCACACCCACAAACACAGGAGATCTATATAAAGCTGGATAAATTGTTGCGGGAGATAAAGGGAGCAGGGTATGTTCCAGATACAAGATTTGTATTGAATGACGtggaggaagaggagaaggaatTTATCCTCTGCCACCATAGTGAGAGGTTGGCAATTGCATTTGGGTTGTTGAAATCACCACCTGGAACTACTATCAGAGTTGTCAAGAACCTTCGAGTATGTGGGGATTGCCACATTGCGACTAAGTTCATCTCCAAGGTTGCTGCAAGAGAAATTCTTGTGAGGGATGCAAACCGCTTCCATCTTTTTAAGCACGGCCAATGTTCCTGTGGAGATTTGTGGAGATTACTGGTGATTATGAGGAAACAAGCTGCACACGCAAGCATGCTGTAG
- the LOC131052115 gene encoding pentatricopeptide repeat-containing protein At2g03880, mitochondrial-like isoform X1 has product MYGKCGSIQKVRELFDKMQHPGAVSWNVMIAGYAMHGYNKHGLNLFEQMNYFGTKPDPVSFICVLFACSHAGLVDDGCKYFNGMSTFYSIIPRMDHYVCMVDLLGRAGYLVEAFYFVIKMPLKLDMVVWMCLLGACRSHKNIGLGEFVARLLFELDTKNAAPYVLLSNISAEADRWDDVHKVRKLMIDRGIEKLPGCSWIEVHTMVHVFCVGDKSHPQTQEIYIKLDKLLREIKGAGYVPDTRFVLNDVEEEEKEFILCHHSERLAIAFGLLKSPPGTTIRVVKNLRVCGDCHIATKFISKVAAREILVRDANRFHLFKHGQCSCGDLWRLLVIMRKQAAHASML; this is encoded by the coding sequence ATgtatggaaaatgtggaagtatacaGAAGGTAcgagaattgtttgacaaaatgcaacATCCAGGCGCAGTCTCCTGGAATGTAATGATCGCAGGATATGCAATGCATGGCTACAACAAACACGGCCTCAATCTCTTTGAACAGATGAACTACTTTGGAACCAAACCTGACCCTGTAAGCTTCATCTGTGTTTTATTTGCATGCAGCCATGCCGGTCTAGTGGACGATGGCTGTAAATACTTCAATGGCATGAGTACATTTTATTCCATCATACCTAGAATGGATCATTATGTATGTATGGTTGACCTTCTTGGCCGTGCTGGCTATCTCGTGGAAGCCTTCTACTTTGTCATCAAAATGCCATTAAAACTTGACATGGTTGTATGGATGTGTTTGCTTGGTGCTTGTAGATCACATAAGAATATTGGGCTAGGAGAATTTGTGGCTAGACTCCTTTTTGAGTTGGATACTAAAAATGCTGCTCCTTATGTTCTTCTCTCAAACATCTCTGCAGAAGCAGACAGGTGGGATGATGTTCATAAGGTAAGGAAATTAATGATAGATAGAGGAATTGAAAAGCTAcctggatgtagttggattgaagtCCATACAATGGTACATGTTTTCTGTGTAGGTGACAAATCACACCCACAAACACAGGAGATCTATATAAAGCTGGATAAATTGTTGCGGGAGATAAAGGGAGCAGGGTATGTTCCAGATACAAGATTTGTATTGAATGACGtggaggaagaggagaaggaatTTATCCTCTGCCACCATAGTGAGAGGTTGGCAATTGCATTTGGGTTGTTGAAATCACCACCTGGAACTACTATCAGAGTTGTCAAGAACCTTCGAGTATGTGGGGATTGCCACATTGCGACTAAGTTCATCTCCAAGGTTGCTGCAAGAGAAATTCTTGTGAGGGATGCAAACCGCTTCCATCTTTTTAAGCACGGCCAATGTTCCTGTGGAGATTTGTGGAGATTACTGGTGATTATGAGGAAACAAGCTGCACACGCAAGCATGCTGTAG
- the LOC131052115 gene encoding pentatricopeptide repeat-containing protein At2g13600-like isoform X2, which produces MYGKCGSIQKVRELFDKMQHPGAVSWNVMIAGYAMHGYNKHGLNLFEQMNYFGTKPDPVSFICVLFACSHAGLVDDGCKYFNGMSTFYSIIPRMDHYVCMVDLLGRAGYLVEAFYFVIKMPLKLDMVVWMCLLGACRSHKNIGLGEFVARLLFELDTKNAAPYVLLSNISAEADRWDDVHKVTNHTHKHRRSI; this is translated from the exons ATgtatggaaaatgtggaagtatacaGAAGGTAcgagaattgtttgacaaaatgcaacATCCAGGCGCAGTCTCCTGGAATGTAATGATCGCAGGATATGCAATGCATGGCTACAACAAACACGGCCTCAATCTCTTTGAACAGATGAACTACTTTGGAACCAAACCTGACCCTGTAAGCTTCATCTGTGTTTTATTTGCATGCAGCCATGCCGGTCTAGTGGACGATGGCTGTAAATACTTCAATGGCATGAGTACATTTTATTCCATCATACCTAGAATGGATCATTATGTATGTATGGTTGACCTTCTTGGCCGTGCTGGCTATCTCGTGGAAGCCTTCTACTTTGTCATCAAAATGCCATTAAAACTTGACATGGTTGTATGGATGTGTTTGCTTGGTGCTTGTAGATCACATAAGAATATTGGGCTAGGAGAATTTGTGGCTAGACTCCTTTTTGAGTTGGATACTAAAAATGCTGCTCCTTATGTTCTTCTCTCAAACATCTCTGCAGAAGCAGACAGGTGGGATGATGTTCATAAG GTGACAAATCACACCCACAAACACAGGAGATCTATATAA
- the LOC131052115 gene encoding pentatricopeptide repeat-containing protein At2g13600-like isoform X3, whose protein sequence is MYGKCGSIQKVRELFDKMQHPGAVSWNVMIAGYAMHGYNKHGLNLFEQMNYFGTKPDPVSFICVLFACSHAGLVDDGCKYFNGMSTFYSIIPRMDHYVCMVDLLGRAGYLVEAFYFVIKMPLKLDMVVWMCLLGACRSHKNIGLGEFVARLLFELDTKNAAPYVLLSNISAEADR, encoded by the exons ATgtatggaaaatgtggaagtatacaGAAGGTAcgagaattgtttgacaaaatgcaacATCCAGGCGCAGTCTCCTGGAATGTAATGATCGCAGGATATGCAATGCATGGCTACAACAAACACGGCCTCAATCTCTTTGAACAGATGAACTACTTTGGAACCAAACCTGACCCTGTAAGCTTCATCTGTGTTTTATTTGCATGCAGCCATGCCGGTCTAGTGGACGATGGCTGTAAATACTTCAATGGCATGAGTACATTTTATTCCATCATACCTAGAATGGATCATTATGTATGTATGGTTGACCTTCTTGGCCGTGCTGGCTATCTCGTGGAAGCCTTCTACTTTGTCATCAAAATGCCATTAAAACTTGACATGGTTGTATGGATGTGTTTGCTTGGTGCTTGTAGATCACATAAGAATATTGGGCTAGGAGAATTTGTGGCTAGACTCCTTTTTGAGTTGGATACTAAAAATGCTGCTCCTTATGTTCTTCTCTCAAACATCTCTGCAGAAGCAGACAG GTGA
- the LOC131052098 gene encoding pentatricopeptide repeat-containing protein At1g11290, chloroplastic, translating into MGDLEQGMENHQKIIECNLLSDDVVLTGLIDMYAKCRSMQRALSLFEKMSKPDAASWTAIITGYMQNGFVDKALEFYKQMQLAGVEPDSSTFASKLPAYASTGDLEQDMVVTALIDMYAKCGSIQKANELLDKLPKWDLITSNAMIVGYVQNGLLDQGFELFKKMQLVGVKPDRLPASSQLVPNLELLRKNGYKMFDNMPQRDVASWNDIHRMDLLIKP; encoded by the exons atgggagatttggaacagggtatggaaaaccaccaaaaaattattGAATGCAACCTTTTGTCAGATGATGTTGTTTTGACTGGCCTGATAGATATGTATGCGAAATGTCGAAGCATGCAGAGGGCACTTAGTTTGTTTGAGAAAATGTCTAAACCAGATGCTGCCTCATGGACCGCAATCATTACTGGATAtatgcaaaatggatttgttgataaAGCCCTAGAGTTTtataagcaaatgcaattggcaggtgtagaGCCGGACTCGTCAACATTTGCAAGCAAACTCCCAGCTTATGCGAGCacgggagatttggaacagg ACATGGTAGTGACTGCACTGAtcgacatgtatgcaaaatgtgggagTATACAGAAAGCTAATGAATTGCTTGACAAGCTGCCTAAATGGGATTTGATCACCTCAAAtgcaatgattgtaggatatgtaCAAAATGGGCTTCTTGATCAAGGCTTTGAGCTTTTTAAGAAAATGCAATTAGTGGGTGTAAAGCCAGaccgtttgccagcatcctcccaacTTGTGCCAAACTTGGAGCTCTTGAGAAAG AATGGATACAAAATGTTTGACAATATGCCTCAACGTGATGTGGCCTCGTGGAATGATATACACAGAATGGACTTGCTGATAAAACCTTGA
- the LOC131052097 gene encoding putative pentatricopeptide repeat-containing protein At3g13770, mitochondrial has protein sequence MYGKCGSLVGARKVLDHLTEPNIFSWNIVISAYRSLGFPQEALQLFTQMQRQACIQSDHFTFSTIIPVCANLASVKHGLQIHGKIIRCGFQCEVIVMITLVDMYAKCGRMEKARELFDKMHSTDVVSCTVMIMGYAQNGVLDKALRLFYKVPNRDVALWTAMITACVQNGALDLALKFFEEMPQRNVVSWTAIISGYVQNGYSEKALEIFNQV, from the coding sequence ATGTATGGCAAATGCGGAAGTTTGGTGGGTGCTCGCAAAGTTTTGGACCACTTGACTGAACCCAACATTTTCTCATGGAATATAGTAATTTCAGCTTACCGAAGTCTTGGCTTTCCTCAAGAGGCATTGCAGTTGTTTACCCAAATGCAGCGGCAAGCATGTATTCAGTCTGACCACTTCACTTTCTCTACTATTATCCCTGTGTGTGCCAATTTGGCATCTGTAAAACACGGTTTGCAGATCCATGGAAAAATCATCAGGTGTGGGTTTCAATGTGAAGTTATTGTGATGATCACCctggtagatatgtatgcaaaatgtggaagaatgGAAAAGGCGcgcgaattgtttgacaaaatgcataGTACAGACGTGGTCTCATGCACTGTGATGATTATGGGATATGCGCAGAATGGTGTTCTTGACAAGGCGCTGAGGCTTTTCTATAAAGTTCCAAATCGAGATGTGGCCTTATGGACTGCTATGATTACAGCATGTGTGCAAAATGGTGCTcttgacttggctttgaagtttTTCGAAGAAATGCCTCAGCGGAATGTGGTTTCATGGACTGCAATCATTTCTGGATATGTGCAAAACGGGTATTCTGAAAAAGCATTGGAGATATTTAACCAAGTGTAA